Within Kamptonema formosum PCC 6407, the genomic segment ATAGTATTGAAAGTCGGGGAATTCTTTGATATGTCTTTTCACTAACGCTTCTAAACTCTCCATAACACCTCATTACACAAACATTTTTTGTAGTAAACCTTTCTTGAATTGTTCGGTTTGGTCGATTTGGCGAGAGAGGGTTTCGATTTTGCGATCCATTGCTGTTAAAAAACCAGTAATTTTTCTTGTTCTTTTTTGCAAGGGTAAAATAGTATGATTGCTGACAATGATTCTTGGTTGATATTTGTATTTGCGCTAGAGGTAGCCAAAGAAAGCAATTCTTTTCTAAATTCTAATGATGAAAAACAATATTTTTATATAAATGACATAACTCTGAGGATTTCTCTCTAAATCTAATAATAAAACCGCTATANNNNNNNNNNNNNNNNNNNNNNNNNNNNNNNNNNNNNNNNNNNNNNNNNNNNNNNNNNNNNNNNNNNNNNNNNNNNNNNNNNNNNNNNNNNNNNNNNNNNCTGCGCTGATATTAAAATCAGGTTCTCCAATTAAGCCGTTTGCGTCTTGGTCTTCTTCGTTATAGCCAGGGGTAAAAATTGTGATCACTCGTAGGTCATGTAATCCCTGTTTTTGTTTGTTTTTGTACGTGTCGTAATAGGTAATTAGGGTGTCTACACTGCTGGCGCAGAGCATCGCCGAGAATTTTCTACCGTGGGTTTTACGGTTATGGTTGGCAATAATCCAAATAAATTCTGCACAACTAATTGCTAGAATAAGCTCAGAGTTTAGTGATTATTATGAAGCAAAAAGTTATTGGATACGCGAGAGTATCAACCCGCGAACAAGCTGAGGACAGCCATGCTTTAGAGCAGCAAATGGATCGCTTAGTAAAAGCAGGGGTCGATCTGGTTTACCACGACGTTGAATCAGGAGCCAACCCAGAACGAGAAGAATTTAATAAGCTCGTTCAGGCGGTTGGACGTGGAGAAGTCTCCACTATTGTTGCGACTCGATGGGACAGGTTAACTAGGGAGGAAACAGCCTACGCGGTGATTAAGGGACTCCGGAGAGAACACAAAGTTAAACTGAAACTTCTGGATCAGGGAGAAGTGGATCTCAGCACCGCCTCTGGGGAACTCAGTGCTGACCTACAGGCTCTCTTTGCAGCCCACGAACGTCGCCAGCTTCGAGAGCGGATCAAGCGCGGTCATGAATACCGCCGAAGTAAAAAAGTTGCTTGGACAAGAGCGCCTTGGGGATATTTCATTGAGGAGGATAAATATGTCTTAGATAAACGACCTGCGATCTGCCTGTTAGCAGAACGTCCTGAAAACTATTTAGAATTGTATCTT encodes:
- a CDS encoding restriction endonuclease subunit S domain-containing protein; translation: MQKRTRKITGFLTAMDRKIETLSRQIDQTEQFKKGLLQKMFV
- a CDS encoding type I restriction enzyme subunit R domain-containing protein, whose product is MLAISCAEFIWIIANHNRKTHGRKFSAMLCASSVDTLITYYDTYKNKQKQGLHDLRVITIFTPGYNEEDQDANGLIGEPDFNISA
- a CDS encoding recombinase family protein — protein: MKQKVIGYARVSTREQAEDSHALEQQMDRLVKAGVDLVYHDVESGANPEREEFNKLVQAVGRGEVSTIVATRWDRLTREETAYAVIKGLRREHKVKLKLLDQGEVDLSTASGELSADLQALFAAHERRQLRERIKRGHEYRRSKKVAWTRAPWGYFIEEDKYVLDKRPAICLLAERPENYLELYLEPNFSPQLPGISKAEIAREAIDYLLKIRKPRKVLAFLYEKYGVERKRDTNLVLSPEYFFGVQLKTSLMIG